In Triticum urartu cultivar G1812 chromosome 6, Tu2.1, whole genome shotgun sequence, the following proteins share a genomic window:
- the LOC125515881 gene encoding CASP-like protein 16, translated as MLPVCRPSAVYPVAVVAPPPQVGLADAPPPEVWTRIPQGTPGTLGGVGLRLLQALFAAASIAVMASTDIFPFCSAFSYLIAATSLQCLWSIALAFVYIYALLVKRSLLNLRAVRIFFVGDWITGTVTLSAACASAGITILIDNDVKYCEALPCLRLRTAVTMAFISWCALVPSFLFNFAYTTTTLARLGMWG; from the exons ATGCTGCCTGTTTGCCGGCCGTCGGCGGTGTACCCGGTGGCCGTggtcgcgccgccgccgcaggTAGGGCTAGCGGATGCTCCCCCGCCCGAAGTGTGGACGAGGATCCCGCAGGGGACGCCGGGGACGCTTGGCGGGGTCGGCCTCCGCCTCCTGCAGGCCCTCTTCGCTGCCGCCTCGATCGCCGTCATGGCGTCCACCGACATCTTCCCCTTCTGCTCCGCCTTCAG CTACCTCATAGCAGCTACCAGTCTGCAATGTTTGTGGAGCATCGCCCTAGCCTTTGTGTATATCTATGCACTTCTTGTCAAACGTTCCTTGTTAAATCTCCGAGCTGTACGCATATTTTTCGTTGGAGACTGG ATCACAGGGACCGTAACCTTGAGTGCAGCATGTGCATCGGCAGGCATCACTATTCTGATTGATAATGATGTGAAGTACTGCGAAGCCCTTCCTTGTTTAAGGTTGAGGACTGCTGTTACAATGGCTTTCATCAGCTGGTGTGCACTTGTGCCGTCCTTTCTCTTTAACTTCGCCTACACCACCACCACATTGGCAAGATTGGGAATGTGGGGATAA